The genomic interval cattttgttttgtcttttttaacttGAAGTTCATCCCTCATCAGATCTCCGCAGAATGCTGGGTAATCTGCTGGCTTCATCTGATCTGAGTTTTGATTGGGGCCTCTCTCAAACGGGAGTGACATCACAAACCCCGCCTCCTCAGTGCTCCCTCACGCAGAGACATCAGGACCGAAAGGCTCGGTTCTCATAAAGTCCCATCATGCCCGGGTGTTTCCAGCCACTGCTACCGCACGTCTTCAGCGCTCGTCTGGTCACGCCGGACTCTCACACGGTCTCCACGGTGATGACGGTGTCCCCGCCCCTCTGCAGGATGGGGgcggagctgcagaggctggcgCAGCCCTCAGGCGGGGTCTGCGACTGGGCTGCCTGGGCGCGCACCGAGCAGTCGATGCTGTCGTGGAGGAAGCCAGCCTCCTCCCGCCCCTCCGCCTCCTCCCGCtccccggccccgcccctgggctccgccccctccacccccaccccctcctcttcctcctcctcctcctcctcgctctccaCCTGGCAGCGGCAGACCTCGATGCCAGAGTCGCCCGTCAGCCGGCGGTGGCGGAAGTGGTTCTCGTCGGCGTCCTCGTCCTCGGCCTCGCCCTCGGAAGCGTGGCCATCCGGCTCGAAGAAGTCCACGTTGGAGGAGAAGAGGGCGTGTTTGGGTGGAGACTGGGCGGGCTTCGGGGACGGCTGCTCCTCCGCTGGCTCCGCCCCCGGGggggcctcctcctcctccgtctgTTCCGCCAGCGCCCCCAGGGGGTCGGCGAGGGGGAGCGGGGGTGTGGGtaggggcgggggtggggcgaggggggaggggacaggcGTGGCGGTAGTGGGGGCGTCGGTGGCGCTGGGCGGCCGGGAGTCTCCCGCCTCGCTGGGTGTGGTGGCGTTGCTGGTGTCGGTCTCGTCGGTCACCTGCACGGAGAAGGAGGTGCTGCAGGGGGAGGTGGCGGAGCAGGACTCGCAGGAGCAGCTGGTGTAGT from Megalops cyprinoides isolate fMegCyp1 chromosome 22, fMegCyp1.pri, whole genome shotgun sequence carries:
- the LOC118769505 gene encoding WW domain-binding protein 1-like, which encodes MDLKDTFCQGVKTEEMTISLPGPDVTTVKIRVSQKDPDMDSISKGVQYQGSGPVITSPKYCPGVNNNGGYLCESGHCCGETGCCTYYYELWWFWLLWTVLILFSCCCAYRHRRAKLRIQQQQRQREINLIAYHGACNYPTSMLDLSFLASLKLPSYEEVAARPNTPPPPYSTVFALQGGSQYAHAGPSGLASSPSSDNYTSCSCESCSATSPCSTSFSVQVTDETDTSNATTPSEAGDSRPPSATDAPTTATPVPSPLAPPPPLPTPPLPLADPLGALAEQTEEEEAPPGAEPAEEQPSPKPAQSPPKHALFSSNVDFFEPDGHASEGEAEDEDADENHFRHRRLTGDSGIEVCRCQVESEEEEEEEAAQSQTPPEGCASLCSSAPILQRGGDTVITVETV